The following are encoded together in the Strongyloides ratti genome assembly S_ratti_ED321, chromosome : 2 genome:
- a CDS encoding WD40 repeat and TUP1-like enhancer of split domain and WD40/YVTN repeat-like-containing domain and WD40-repeat-containing domain-containing protein produces the protein MLRIHTCSWISYKNNQIYGIDIHPNGKKFAICLQVDGGKGNLEMWSMSPILNDTIPKSTSPLFNVSFRSGLNSVRWSKYDYGKYLAVSTEDGIILIIEYLGRCRESKGSTGEDEEDIKELYKTKYELHGHSLSANNAEWSNDGRFLASCGMDGKIIIWNVKKLPEKVVILNEASGGHTDNVNGISWDPIGNFLASQSNDKTLKVWSVDDWKVKTTISKPFEGACNSTMFKRMDWSPDGIILIAPAAMNNKTPATQIVLRKNWDYKKDIIGLRQNSTVVKFMPSLMKVKSENDEISTVMVCAIGSRDRSFSLWMFPRYERPLCLIRNLFNDTIHDFSWHNNIVGACSSDGSVQFISLKESEFIKFCSIDELKSRCQFIHKQIPIQFRRDDDMLNDSITEDSCLLYKVPKTVPVKTTSIISTSSIIVEKEPIKNNDKIEKENSTETVKQPKLIVRSKNNATVKITSTQIIKEPEEDIKNQNVTITQPSMISLERLIDEQQFVKPALTMEEFNVLLKTKILQESEEDLLDVSFESNMETSTIERAAVPPTKPMKGKLSFTIPEYKKLLKYITESKATIVDCITANNACQLMPGVNITRVTAKLGRVIVWETVITSRVGVVKFNDQYTVLVSYDKTVTILDSKTGRQLIQFIPKEMTCIVFFKNHWLSLVSEKGKLYIWNLQTFQNSITISLKAIMQTEKELVNVLISPNGIPIIYCENNRVYSYSTTTNSLISISNTSDVITRHALAKICGDLDSHSTGVISSLFDSNKLYSNLTLPDDITQLSIESDFKKYLHLYAQSLINNGHTEKLEGLIKEIESNKSLICGHDSTEVIDELQPYKEKNRSFGNSASKGVDLMESI, from the exons ATGTTACGTATACATACATGTTCATGGATTAGTTATAaaa ataATCAAATATATGGTATTGATATCCATCCAAATGGTAAAAAATTTGCTATTTGTCTTCAAGTTGATGGTGGAAAAGGTAATCTTGAAATGTGGTCTATGAGTCCAATATTAAATGACACAATACCCAAATCCACATCACCCTTATTTAATGTATCATTTCGATCCGGTTTAAATTCTGTTCGTTGGTCAAAATATGATTATGGAAAGTATTTAGCAGTATCAACAGAGGATggaattatattaattattgaaTATTTAGGTAGATGTCGTGAAAGTAAAGGATCTACAGGAGAAGACGAGGAGGATATTAAAGAATTGTACAAGACAAAGTATGAATTACATGGTCATTCATTGTCAGCAAATAATGCAGAATGGTCAAATGATGGAAGATTTTTGGCTAGTTGTGGTATGGAtggtaaaattattatatggaATGTTAAAAAACTCCCAGAGAAagttgttattttaaatgaagcTTCTGGTGGACATACAGACAATGTTAATGGTATCTCATGGGATCCTATTGGGAATTTTTTAGCTTCACAATCAAATGATAAAACATTGAAAGTTTGGTCTGTTGATGATTGGAAAGTTAAAACTACTATTAGTAAACCTTTTGAAGGTGCTTGTAATTCAACAATGTTTAAAAGAATGGATTGGAGTCCTGATggtattatattaatagcTCCTGCTGCTATGAATAATAAGACACCTGCAACGCAAATagttttaagaaaaaattgggattataaaaaagacaTAATTGGTTTAAGGCAAAATTCAACTGTTGTTAAATTTATGCCTAGCTTAATGAAAGTTAAAAGTGAGAATGATGAAATATCAACAGTTATGGTATGTGCTATTGGTAGTAGAGATAGAAGTTTTTCATTATGGATGTTTCCAAGATATGAAAGACCACTTTGtttaataagaaatttatttaatgatactATTCATGATTTTTCATGGCATAATAACATTGTTGGAGCTTGTTCTAGTGATGGTAGTGTACAATTTATATCGTTAAAAGAGTctgaatttattaaattttgtagTATAGATGAATTAAAGAGTCGATGTCAATTTATTCATAAACAAATTCCAATTCAATTTAGAAGAGATGATGATATGTTAAATGATAGTATAACAGAAGATAgttgtttattatataaagttCCAAAGACGGTACCAGTTAAAACTACATCTATTATTTCTACTTCTTCTATTATCGTAGAAAAAGAacctataaaaaataatgataaaattgaaaaagaaaattctACGGAAACTGTTAAGCAACCAAAATTGATTGTAAGatctaaaaataatgctactgttaaaataacatcaacacaaattattaaagaacctgaagaagatataaaaaatcaaaatgtCACAATAACACAACCATCAATGATATCACTTGAGAGATTAATTGATGAACAACAGTTTGTCAAACCAGCTTTAACAATGGAagaatttaatgttttattaaaaactaaaattttacaGGAATCTGAAGAAGATTTGTTGGATGTAAGTTTTGAATCGAATATGGAAACGTCAACTATAGAGCGTGCTGCTGTTCCACCAACTAAACCAATGAAAGGAAAATTGTCATTTACAATACCTGAatacaaaaaattgttaaaatacaTAACTGAAAGTAAAGCTACAATAGTGGACTGTATTACAGCAAATAATGCTTGTCAATTAATGCCTGGTGTTAATATAACTAGAGTTACAGCAAAACTTGGACGTGTAATAGTTTGGGAAACAGTTATAACATCTAGAGTTGGTgttgttaaatttaatgacCAATATACAGTTCTTGTATCATATGATAAAACAGTAACTATATTAGATTCTAAAACGGGTAGACAATTAATTCAATTTATTCCTAAAGAAATGACGtgtatagttttttttaaaaatcattgGCTTTCATTAGTTTCAGAGAAAGGAAAACTTTATATTTG gAATTTACAAACTTTTCAAAACTCTATAACAATAAGTCTAAAAGCTATAATGCAAACAGAAAAGGAATTAGTAAATGTGTTAATATCACCTAATGGAATACCAATAATTTATTGTGAAAATAATCGTGTTTACTCATATTCAACAACAACTAATTCTCTTATATCAATTTCAAATACATCTGATGTAATAACAAGACATGCTTTAGCTAAAATATGTGGAGATCTTGATTCTCATTCTACGGGAGTAATATCGTCTTTGTTTGAttctaataaattatattcaaatttaacGTTACCAGATGACATAACACAATTGTCAATTGAAAG tgatttcaaaaaatatttacatttatatgCACAGTCTCTTATTAATAATGGACATACTGAAAAGTTAGAAGGtttgataaaagaaatagaatcaaataaaagtttaatatgTGGGCATGATTCAACTGAAGTTATAGACGAATTACAACCatacaaagaaaaaaatcgTAGTTTTGGTAATAGTGCTTCTAAAGGTGTTGATTTAATGGaaagtatttaa